Genomic segment of Bacilli bacterium:
ACAGCCTTCCCGCCGACTGTAATGCGATCGGTTTGCGGATCGACGTGCATGCCGCTGTCCGTTGCGGTTTTGCCGTTTACCCGGACAAGCCCCTGTTTGATCATCTGTTTCAAGGTGCTGCGCGAACCGTATCCCATATGCGCCAAAATTTTGTCCAACCGTTCGGTTTTGCTCACCAAATCCACCTCCAGCCCGCCGGATATTCGTTTTTCAGAATGCCGTCCTGATATTTGCCCCAACCAAGCGGATAGCCGTCCGTACAGACGAGACAGTATCCTTTTGCGGCTAC
This window contains:
- a CDS encoding S4 domain-containing protein — its product is MDLVSKTERLDKILAHMGYGSRSTLKQMIKQGLVRVNGKTATDSGMHVDPQTDRITVGGKAV